The Deltaproteobacteria bacterium IMCC39524 genomic interval CTCCCTACATCTGGCTGGAAACCCCTGAAGGCATGACCAGCTGGGACTTCTTCGACAAACTCCTGAACGAGTGTCATGTGGTCGGCACCCCCGGCAGCGGTTTCGGCCCTTCCGGTGAAGGCTACTTCCGCCTCTCGGCTTTTGGTGATCGAGCCAATGTAGAAACGGCGGTACAACGGATCAGAGAAAAATGGGGCAAATAATTCTCAACAAGACAATCAAAGTCCCTTTTTGACCGACCATCAAAGTACTAAAGCCCCGCACTCATCTGGTGTGGGGCTTTAGTCTTGTGGAGAGCTGCATGACTGATACACTCATGTGTATTGACAAAATCTGCTGTCCACGTCATATTTTCTGATTATGCTCACTCCGGTCTCCTGTACAGGAGGGCAAAATTCTAAGTAGAAACAGAAGCCCATGCTTCCGTTCCCCAATAGCCGAGGACCAACCATGACAAACCATATAGGGATGCCGCCCGCACAAGGCCTTTACGATCCAGCCAACGAACACGATAATTGCGGTGTCGGTTTTATCGCTAACATCAAAGGCCGCAAAAGCCACTCTATCGTCAAGCGTGGCATTGAAATACTTTGCAACCTGACCCATCGTGGTGCCGTGGGTGCCGACCCTCTGGATGGTGACGGCGCTGGCTTGATGATCCAGACCCCTGAGGCCTACTACCGCGAGGTCTGTGATTTCGAGCTGCCAGAGACTGGTAATTTCAGTGCCGGCATCGTATTCCTGCCTCAAGACAAAGCTCGCCGCGAAACGTGCATCGAGGTGTTGAACCAAGAGCTGGAACGAGTCGGGTGCTGCGTCCTTGGCTGGCGTGACATCCAGACCGATGGCAAAACCATCGGCCGCAACGCCCGCTCTGTAGAGCCTAAGGTCATGCAAATCTTTGTTGGACGGGGTGACGTCGATCTGCCACGCTTCGAACTGATGCTTTACCTGGCGCGCAAGCGCGCCGAGAATACTATCCGCAACGAGACACTTGCCGGCGCTGAACTCTTCTACATTTGCTCTCTCTCCAGTCGCACCGTCCTTTATAAAGGCATGCTGCTCTCAGAGCAGCTGGACACCTTCTTTCCGGAGCTGGCGGATGAACGTCTCGTCAGCGCCATTGCCTTTGTTCATCAGCGCTACAGCACCAACACCTTCCCGACCTGGGACCTGGCCCAACCCTTTCGCTATGCAGCTCACAACGGCGAGATCAACACCCTGCGTGGCAACATCAACCGTATGCGCGCCCGAACTGCGCTGTTTGAGCATTCCCAACTGGGAGATGCGGTTAAGGATCTGGATCCGATCATTATCGAAGGAAGTTCTGACACCGCCTGTCTCGACAATGCCCTCGAGCTCCTTTTGGTAACCGGCCGAAGTCTGGCCCACTCTCTTGCGATGCTGGTCCCAGAGGCATGGGTCTCCAAGGCTCACCTGCGCAAGGAGGTGAAAGGCTTCTTCGAATACCATGCAACCATGATGGAGCCCTGGGACGGCCCGGCCAACATTGTGGCCTGCGACGGCCGACAGGTCGTTGCCATCCTCGATCGCAACGGGCTGCGCCCGGCCCGCTACTGGGTCACCAGCGATGACGAGATTATTTATGCTTCGGAAGCCGGTGTCCTGGAGATTGCCCCGGAAAAGATCCTTCGTAAAGAACGTCTGGCCCCGGGCAAGATGATCCTGATCGACGTTGAAACAGGAGTTTTCAAGGAAGACCACGAAATCAAAGGCGACCTTGCTGCAGAACAGCCTTATGCTTCGTGGGTCCGCGACCAATTAATCTCTCTCGATGACCTGCCTACACCGGCACCCAGACGACTCCCCCGGCGCGATGAATTTAAGCGCAGACAGGCGAGCTTTGGCTACACCCTGGAAGAGATGCGTGAGATCATGGCGCCAATGGCCATCAACGGTCAGGAGCCAGTTAGCTCGATGGGTACCGACACTCCGGTTGCAGTTCTGTCTAAGCAAAGCAAACTTCTCTACTGGTACTTTTCTCAGCTCTTCGCCCAGATAACCAACCCTCCGATTGATCCCCTGCGTGAAGAAGTGGTCATGAGCCTGGTGCAGTACCTGGGACCGGCACGCAATATCCTCATGCCTGGGCCGGAGCACTGTCGGATGCTCGAACTCGACCACCCGGTTATTACCAACGATGTGCTTGAGCAATTACGCCATAGCGACATTGACGGTTTCCGTGGCACGACACTGAACACTCGCTTCTCCTCGGAGCAGGGATCCGGGGCCCTTGAGCAACGCCTGCAGGAACTTTTCGTCGAAGCCGAGGAGGCGATCGATGCCGGTCGCACCATTCTGGTGCTCTCTGACCGTGGTGTCAGCGCTGACAAAGCACCGATTCCTGCACTTCTGGCACTTTCCGGGATCCATCACCACCTGATCCGGGTCGGCAAGCGCAGTCAATGCTCACTCGTCGTAGAAACTGGCGAGGCCCGTGAAGTCCATCATTTTGCCCTACTGCTTGGCTATGGTGCTACAGCGGTCAATCCCTACCTCGCCTTTCAGACTCTTCAAGATATGGTCCTTCTGGGGATGCTGCCAGGCCAGGATGGCAACAAACATGCTGACGAAGAAACCGACATCGTCTATCACTACATCAAGAACTACATCAAGGCGGTCGGCAAGGGCCTGCTCAAAGTCTTCTCAAAGATGGGAATCAGCACCCTGCAGAGTTACTGCAGCGCACAGATCTTCGAAGTTGTCGGTCTGGACCAGGATTTCATCAGCAAATACTTTCCAGGCACCGCCAGTCGCATCGGTGGCGCCGGACTGAATGAGATCGCAACAGAGAGCTTGATACGCCATCGCAATGCCTACGCCGAGCAGGTGGACCCCAACCGTGGCCTGGAACGAGGCTCAGAATACTCCTGGCGCCGTGAGGGGGAAGCCCACCTCATGAATCCGGAGGTTATCGCTCTGCTGCAGCATGCCGTGCGCTCCGGAAATCGCGACGACTTCAGTCGTTATTCTAACCTGGTCGACAATCAGAGCGAGCAAATATGCACGCTGCGTGGCCTCTTCAAGTTCAAGAATCTGAAGCCATCGATACCCCTTGAAGAAGTCGAACCTATCAGCGCCATCATCAAGCGCTTCTGTACCGGAGCCATGAGCCTCGGCTCCATCTCTGAAGAGGCCCACGAAACACTGGCCATCGCCATGAATCGTCTCGGCGGCAAATCCAACACCGGAGAAGGCGGCGAAGACCCTCGCCGTTTCACCCCGGACGCCAACGGCGATTCACGCCGCAGCGCCATCAAGCAGGTCGCTTCAGGACGCTTCGGTGTCACACCCCACTACCTGGTCAACGCCGACGAGCTGCAGATCAAGATCGCCCAGGGCGCCAAGCCCGGAGAGGGAGGGCAGCTGCCCGGTCACAAGGTCAGCGAGTACATCGGAGAGTTGCGCTTCAGCGTTCCCGGCGTCACCCTGATTTCGCCGCCGCCGCATCATGACATCTACTCGATTGAAGATCTTGCACAGTTGATTTTCGACCTTAAAAACTGCAACCCCAAAGCCGACATCACGGTCAAACTGGTGAGTGAAGTCGGCGTCGGCACCGTTGCAGCAGGGGTCAGTAAAGGCCACGCTGAGCGCGTCATCATTGCCGGCCACGATGGCGGCACCGGCGCCTCACCAAGCTCTTCGATCAAGCATGCCGGCATCCCCTGGGAAATCGGTCTGGCAGAAACTCAGCAAACGCTGGTTCTCAATGACTTGCGCGGCCGTATTATCGTGCAGACCGATGGTCAACTGCGCACCGGTCGCGATGTCATCATCGCGGCGCTGCTCGGCGCCGAGGAATATGCCTTTGCCACCGTGGCACTGATAACCGTGGGTTGCATTATGATGCGCAAATGCCACCTCAACACCTGCCCGGTTGGTGTTGCCACCCAGGACAAGGCCCTGCGCGCCAAATTCACCGGCAAGCCAGAACACGTGGTCAACTATTTCACCTTCCTCGCCGAAGAGGTCCGTGAATTAATGGCCGATTTGGGTATGCGAACATTGGACGAGCTGATCGGTCAGACGCAGTACCTGGAGATGGACGATGCGATCAAACACTGGAAGAATCAGGGCCTTGATTTCTCGCGCATTCTCACCAAGCCCGATGTCGATAGCGAGGTTGCCATCCGACGCATTCAGGGACAGGAACATGGACTGGAAGGTCAACTCGACAACCAGTTGATCAAGCTCGCGGCACCGGCGTTGGAACACAAGGAGAAAGTGTCCATCGAGATGCCGATCCGCAACTCCAACCGGACCTTCGGCACCATGCTCTCGGGTCAGGTTGCCATGCTCCATGGCCGCGAAGGGCTCCCCGCAGGCACCATCAACATCAAGCTGAACGGCATTGCAGGCCAGAGTTTCGGTGCCTTCCTGGCACCAGGCATTGACCTGGAGTTGATCGGCGAAGCGAATGATTACGTCGGCAAAGGGATGGCCGGTGGACAGATCATCATCCACCCCGACCCCAGGGCCCCCTTCGTCTGGCATGAAAACTCGATCGTTGGCAACACCGTTCTCTATGGTGCCACTGGCGGCGAGGTCTTCTTCGCCGGCAAAGCTGGTGAGCGCTTCTGCGTTCGCAACTCTGGAGCCACTGCAGTTGTCGAAGGCACCGGGGATCACGGCTGTGAATACATGACGGGGGGTCATCTGGTCTGCCTGGGTCGTACCGGACGAAATTTCGCTGCGGGCATGTCCGGGGGCTTTGCATACGTTCTGGATGAAGACAATCGTTTCCGTCGCCGCTGCAACCAGGCCATGATTGATCTCGAGCAGATGTCGGACGAGGACGAGGATGCCCAATGGCTGCAGGACATTATCACCAAACATCACCAACTGACTGGCTCGCCTCGTGCAGCTGAGATTCTCACCAACTGGAATGATTCTTTGCCGCGTTTCGTTCGCGTCTTTCCCCGTGAATACCGCCGGGTACTGACCGAACGGGCGAGCAAGACTAATAAAGAGAAGGAGGCCACCCATGGGTGACCCACGCGGATTTATCAAACACGGCCGGCGTGACAAGACATTACAACCAGTCAACGCCCGCCTGCAGCATCATGAAGAGCAGTATGACTACCCCAGAGAAGAAAAGGTCAAGACCCAGGCCTCTCGTTGCATGGATTGCGGGGTTCCTTTCTGCATGACGGGCTGCCCTCTGGGCAACCTGATTCCTGAGTGGAACGACCTTGTCTACCGTGGCCAGTGGAAACAGGCACTTCAGGCCCTGCATGCCACAAACAACTTTCCGGAGTTTACCGGCCGGGTCTGTCCTGCGCCCTGTGAGACCTCTTGTGTCCTCGGCATCAACGAACCTGCGGTAACGATCAAACTGCACGAGGTCTCCATCGTCGACAAGGGCTTCGAAGAGGGCTGGATTGTCCCTCAACCACCTTCCCGACGCAGCGACAAAACCGTTGCCATCATCGGCTCAGGCCCTGCCGGTCTGGCCTGTGCCCAACAGCTGAATCGTGCTGGCCACAACGTGACCGTGATTGAAAAAACAGACCGTGCCGGAGGTCTGGTGATGTATGGCATCCCCCATTACAAGTTGCGCAAAGAAAAGGTCCAGCGTCGCATCGACCTTTTGCAGGCGGAAGGGCTTGAATTCCGCTATTCCTGTGAAGTCGGTAAGGATGTGGAGTTTGATGAGATCAAGTCTGAATTCGATGCAGTCGTTATTGCCACGGGTGCAGAAGAGCCACGGGATCTGCCCGTCGACGGCCGCGACCTAGAGGGCATTCACTTCGCAATGGAGTTTTTACCTCAGCAGAATCGTGCCAACTGGGGAGACAGTAATATTGCCGCCCTGCACCAAAAAAAGCAGACGATCAGTGCCAAAGGAAAAAAAGTTATTGTCATAGGTGGCGGTGATACCGGTTCGGACTGCATTGGCACGTCGATGCGCCAGGGAGCCACCAGCGTAGTCAACTTCGAGCTTCTCGAGCAGCCCCCGAAACAACGCAGCGCCGACAACCCTTGGCCACAGTGGTCACGCATCATGCGTGTCAGCACTTCGGTTGAGGAGATGCAAGTTATGGGTGGTGAGGTTTTTTATGAAATCATGACCACACGCTTCCTTGGCAGGGGAAAAACAGTCACCGGGCTCGAGACCGTCAAGGTCAAATGGGTCGATGGCCGTCCAGAAAAGGTCGAGGGGAGTGAGCATATCTGGAAATGCGACCTCGTCCTCCTGGCGATGGGTTATCTAGGGCCGCGCTCGGAGTTGGTTAAACAGTGCGGCTGCGAAACGGACTTGCGTTCCAACATCAAAACCGATCCCAACACCCGCATGAGCTCGGTCGATGGCGTTTTTGCAGCCGGCGACTGTCGTAGAGGTCAGAGTCTGGTGGTCTGGGCCATCAGCGAGGGACGCGAGGTCGCCCGCTGCGTCGACACCTACCTGACCGGTGCAGAGAGTTTATTGCCCAAGGTACGATTGGAGCCCTTCGTTTACTGATCCGGTCACCAGGGTTTAATGGACGACATATTGAGAGCAACAGATTAAGATCTGTTGCTCTTTTGTCTTTCGGAAAGCGAAAGGCAACACCGGCGGTTTCAGGTTTTTAATTATCAAGAGAAGAGCAACAGGTCGTTACTCTATTACTATCAAATGACTAAAAGGATTTAAGAAACATCAATAATGGTGAAAGTTTTTTGCCCCTTACCTTGCCCAACACGCACCTCCTCGTCACAGACTCTCCCAAGCAGAGCTTTTCCCAAAGGCGACTCAGGAGTAACAACGATATACTCCTCGTCACCATCAATGAGCTTCAACCCACCAGCTTCAGGACCAAGAAACACTTTCCTGCCGTTGCCATTCACGTCTTCGAGACTGACTAAAGCAGTCAAACGAATGGGTGCCTCCTCGTCAAAGGGTTTAGCCACCAGAGCCTTGTATGTCTCCAGGGCGTGACGGATTTCCTGAGCACGATTGGCTTGTCCCTGCGCCACATAAGACGCCTCAAGGCCGGTCGTGTCGTACTTGTTGTCAGGAAGACACTCTTCATGAGTGGCCGCCGCATGAGCTTTGCGGGCGGCCTCGGTCAGAATTTTAAGATCTTCTGTGAGGAGGGCTATGATCTTATTTAAAATCAGTTTTTTATTCATATAGAAAGCTTCTCACAGTCGCAGGGTGGGTTGCAAGACAGGTCATCTTCAATAAATGTCATAGTAATAATTGATAGAAACCGATAATCGGCAGAGCCGATAACCATTTCAAATTACATTCCGCAATGTTTTTGGTAGATTGTAATAGTTGTTAGCTTTCCGCACACCTGCACTCACTGAACAGAGGCCAAACCATGACTGAGCTGACCGCTCTTCAAGACATCCTTATCCTCCTTTGCCTCGCTCTGCTCAACGCATACGCCTTTAGCCTTCTGCGTCAATCACCAATTGTCGGCTACCTCACCACCGGACTGCTCGTAGGCCCCTATGGTTTCCACCTGGTTACCGGGCACCACGAAGTCGAACTGGTTGCCGAGGTCGGAATTGTTCTGCTTCTCTTCACTATCGGACTGGAGTTCTCCTACGATCGAATTTTGCGCCTCAAGAAGCTGTTGCTTTCAGCCGGCGTCACGCAAGTGGCCTTAACCGGGGCAACTGTATTTTGCATAACCCTCCTGTTTGGAGGAAGCATGGTTTCCGCCACGATTCTCGGTATGGCAATGGCCCTGTCATCAACTGCAATCGTCTTGAAATTACTCCTTGAACGCGGCGAAGTTGATGCAGCACACGGTCGCATGGCGCTCGGCATCCTGCTGTTTCAGGACCTGTGCATCATCCTCTTCATTGTTGCCCTGCCCCTTCTTGGCGAAACAGATCAAGACTTTACGATCTGGGCTCTGGTTAAAACCGGCTTGATTCTGTGCTCTCTCTACCTGTTCGTCCGTCATCTTCTCAAGCCTCTGCTGCGCATCATCCTGAGCACCCGTGCTCCAGAGCTTTTTCGCCTGACGATTATCGCTGTGGTTCTCGGCACCGCCTGGGCAACGGCCCATGCAGGCCTGTCGCTGGCGCTTGGAGCTTTCCTGGCGGGATTGGCTTTGGCAGAATCAGACTCCTCCCATCAGGTCATGGCTGATATTATCCCCTTCCGCGATGTTTTTCTGGCCGTCTTCTTCATCTCAGTCGGCATGTTGGTCGACATCCAGCTGTTCATGAGCAATTTGTGGCTTGTGCTTCTCTGCGTGGTCCTGCTCAGCCTGACCAAAGCCGTGACTGGAACGCTCGCAGGTCTGATGGCCAACCAGCCTCTACGTACGTCCATGATCGCAGGATTGATGACCTTCCAAGTTGGAGAGTTCTCTTTCATCCTGCTCGAGTCAGCCCAGGAGTTAAAACTGATTCCTATTCAAACCTATCAACTCGCGCTTTCAGTTGTCGCCTTAACGATGATGTTGTCACCCCTGATGTTTCGTCACGCCCATAATATCTCAGATCGCCTCTCGTCCCTGTGGAGCGGAGCCGCTGATCGCCCGATGACAGAGGATAACGAGCGCACTGCCAACCTCGAGGGACATGTTGTGATCGCGGGCTACGGAGTGGCGGGCAGGAACATCGCGCGCACCTTACGCGAGATTCGCATTCCCTACATTCACATCGAAATGAATGGTGAAATGGTGCATCAGGCACGCAAATCAGGTGAGATCATCATTTATGGCGATGCAACGGCACCGGCGGTTCTGGAAGGGGCGGGAATCCACAAGGCACGAGCCATGGTCCTTGCCATTAACGACCCCTCGGCTTTAGCCCGGGCCATCCCAACAGCACGAGAGCTGAACCCCGACTTGTACATTCTGGCTCGCACCAACTTCGTTGCCAGCATTGAGCAGCTGGTGCGGCTGGGAGCCGACGAAATCATTACGGATGAATTCGGAGCCGGACTTGAGATGTCGACTTTCCTGCTACGCCAGCTCGACATCCCCGAAGGTCGGGTCCTGAAGATTCTCTCCTCCTTGCGCGAGGAGCATCATCAGCGCTACAAACAACATGACAAGCCGACCAGAAACCTGACCGGCTACCTGTCTGTACTAGAGGGCGGAGAGATTGAGATTCAAGCGGTTCCGGACGATTCCCCCTGCCTTGGCAAGAGCCTTGCCGAACTCAACTTTCGCGCCGTAACCGGTTGTAGCGTTATGGGAGTGATTCGTCAGGAGAGGGTCGATTACAATCCCACGGCAGAATTGCGCCTGGAAGTCGGTGACACCCTTATGCTTCTGGGCGAAGAGGGGGGGATTATTAAAGCTCGCAAGTTATTGCATGGAAATCTCATTTAAAAGTTTTTCCTCCTGCTACAAAAACCTGGAGGATATTTTAACCGGATCTTCCCCAACCTTTCTTGTATGACCCGATAGAAATTCCTGCTCAAGAGATGAAACGCTTGTGCTAGTATCGCACCCCCTGACAACAACCCCGAAACAAGGATCGACTCAACAATGAACACTGCAGGAATAATCGCAATCAATCAGATTCTGGTCGAAGAGACCGGGTTGCAACTAGCGCAAATCAAGCAGACCGTAGCGCTTCTCGAAGAGGGCGCGACCGTCCCCTTTATCGCCCGTTATCGTAAAGAAGCCACAGGGGAGCTCGATGAGGTTGAGATACGCCTGATCCAGGAACGCCTTGAATATCACACGGCCCTGAACGAGCGTCGACAGACCATTCTTAAGTCAATCGATGAGCAGGGCAAACTGACCCCTGAGCTACGCCAGAAGATTGAGCAGACCCGGCAAAAAACTGAACTGGAAGACCTCTACCTGCCCTTCAAACCGAAACGACGCACCAAGGCACTGATTGCCAAGGAGCGTGGGCTTGAACCCCTTGCAGGGCAGTTACTGGCGGCACGAGGCCAAGGGGCCTCTGCTGAAGAGTTGGCAAGGCCTTATCTCAATGCGGAACGGGAAATAACAACAACCGAAGAAGCCTTGACCGGTGCTGGCCATATTCTTGCTGAACAGTTCGCCGATGTTGCCGAGGCACGTGCGATTGTGCGCGACCTGACCTGGCAAAAAGGACTGTTTTCTTCTCAACCGGCACGGGGCAAAGAGGAGACGGTCAGCAAGTTTGAGATGTATTACGATTTCAGCGAACCGCTGCAACAGATACCATCACACCGGATGCTCGCCATGCGGCGAGGTGAAAAAGAAGACGTTTTACGTCTGCGCATCGAGGCGCCGGAAGAAGAGATTCTTGGCCGACTCTGCGTACTTTTCGTTCCTGCCGAAAGCCGTTTTAGCGAATTATTACGTGAGATCATCGTCGACGCCTACAAACGCCTGCTCACCCCTTCGATCGAAGTGGAATTGAGGTTACAGGCAAAAAAGGCTGCTGATGACGAGGCGATTCGTGTCTTTGCGGAGAACTTGCGGAACCTGCTTCTGGCCGCGCCGGCCGGCAGCTATAAACTCCTCGGTGTTGATCCGGGCTTGCGCACCGGCTCCAAGCTGGCTGTGGTCGATGCGACCGGCCGCTTTCTCGAGCATGTGACAATTTACCCCCACACCGGGGGAGGAGCCAAGATCGAGTCGGCCCGTCGTGAACTGCTGCGTCTGATTGAGAATCACAACGTTGAAATGATTGCTATCGGCAACGGCACCGCTGGGCGTGAGATGGATCAATTCATTCGCGCCGCCCTCAAAGAGGCCGGTTTAAAGCTGCAGGTTGTCATGGTCAGCGAAGCTGGCGCCAGCGTCTATTCGGCATCAGAGATCGCCCGCGAAGAATTTCCGGATCTCGACCTGACCGTTCGCGGGGCCATCTCCATTGCCCGCCGCCTTCAGGATCCCTTGGCCGAACTCGTCAAGGTCGACCCCAAAAGTATCGGCGTTGGTCAGTATCAGCACGATGTCAGCCAAACAGCCCTGAAGAAGTCCCTCGATGAGGTGGTTGAATCTTGCGTCAACTTTGTCGGTGTTGACCTGAACACGGCCAGCTGGGCGCTCTTGAGCTTTGTGTCGGGAATCAGCGATACTCTTGCCAAGGCGATCGTCAACCATCGTGATGCTGAAGGTGCTTTTGTCAGACGGGATCAACTCCTCCAGGTGTCGCGCTTTGGCAAGAAGGCCTATGAGCAGGCAGCAGGTTTTTTGAGGATCAGGAACGCCGTTCAGCCCCTCGACAACACGGCCGTCCATCCGGAACGCTACGGGGTGGTGGAGAAGATGGCCTCCGACCTCGGTGTGGCCATAGCAAAGTTGGTCACTGAACCGGCTTTACTCAACAACATCAAGCTGGAAACTTATGCCGGAGACGACATTGGACTGCCGACGTTGAATGACATTGTCTATGAGCTAAAAAAGCCAGGTCGGGATCCCCGGGAAAGTTTTGTTACGACAAGCTTTCGCGAAGATGTCATGGAGGTGAAAGACCTTAAAGAAGGGATGACACTTAACGGCATCGTGACCAATGTCGCAGCCTTTGGTGCCTTTGTCGATATTGGCGTCCACCAGGATGGCCTGGTCCATGTCAGCCAGCTTGCCGATCGCTTTGTTAAAGACCCGAACCAGGTGGTCAAGGTTGGTCAGCAGGTTCAGGTCAGGGTTCTGTCGATTGATCTGCAGCGCAAACGGATCGGCCTGACCATGCGCAAGGGTGAGTCAGAGAAGCCACCGCAGCAGAAAGAACGTGTCAAGCAAGCAAGATCCGAAAAAAAAGCCCCTGAGCCTTCAACGGCCATGGCCGAGGCCTTGTCAAAATCAGGTTTCCGGGTCAACAAGGGCAAAGGCCCCCGTTAAAGGCCTTTTAGCCGCATGCTCCGGGAGAGGATTTCGAAAGCCAGGTCGTGATCTACTTCAGGGTTGAGCGCCGGCCCTATCAGGCGAATCATAGCGGCTCGTTTGAGTAACCGATTGTCGAAGCGCGCCCCCGGAGCGAGACGCTTCAGTTCGTTCTTCAGGTGGTTAAAATTAAGCTCACGGGTAAACTGCATCGCCTCGCCCAGACCATCGTAGCTCATCACCGGGCGATCGAAGATAAACAGTGCACGAT includes:
- the gltB gene encoding glutamate synthase large subunit, whose product is MTNHIGMPPAQGLYDPANEHDNCGVGFIANIKGRKSHSIVKRGIEILCNLTHRGAVGADPLDGDGAGLMIQTPEAYYREVCDFELPETGNFSAGIVFLPQDKARRETCIEVLNQELERVGCCVLGWRDIQTDGKTIGRNARSVEPKVMQIFVGRGDVDLPRFELMLYLARKRAENTIRNETLAGAELFYICSLSSRTVLYKGMLLSEQLDTFFPELADERLVSAIAFVHQRYSTNTFPTWDLAQPFRYAAHNGEINTLRGNINRMRARTALFEHSQLGDAVKDLDPIIIEGSSDTACLDNALELLLVTGRSLAHSLAMLVPEAWVSKAHLRKEVKGFFEYHATMMEPWDGPANIVACDGRQVVAILDRNGLRPARYWVTSDDEIIYASEAGVLEIAPEKILRKERLAPGKMILIDVETGVFKEDHEIKGDLAAEQPYASWVRDQLISLDDLPTPAPRRLPRRDEFKRRQASFGYTLEEMREIMAPMAINGQEPVSSMGTDTPVAVLSKQSKLLYWYFSQLFAQITNPPIDPLREEVVMSLVQYLGPARNILMPGPEHCRMLELDHPVITNDVLEQLRHSDIDGFRGTTLNTRFSSEQGSGALEQRLQELFVEAEEAIDAGRTILVLSDRGVSADKAPIPALLALSGIHHHLIRVGKRSQCSLVVETGEAREVHHFALLLGYGATAVNPYLAFQTLQDMVLLGMLPGQDGNKHADEETDIVYHYIKNYIKAVGKGLLKVFSKMGISTLQSYCSAQIFEVVGLDQDFISKYFPGTASRIGGAGLNEIATESLIRHRNAYAEQVDPNRGLERGSEYSWRREGEAHLMNPEVIALLQHAVRSGNRDDFSRYSNLVDNQSEQICTLRGLFKFKNLKPSIPLEEVEPISAIIKRFCTGAMSLGSISEEAHETLAIAMNRLGGKSNTGEGGEDPRRFTPDANGDSRRSAIKQVASGRFGVTPHYLVNADELQIKIAQGAKPGEGGQLPGHKVSEYIGELRFSVPGVTLISPPPHHDIYSIEDLAQLIFDLKNCNPKADITVKLVSEVGVGTVAAGVSKGHAERVIIAGHDGGTGASPSSSIKHAGIPWEIGLAETQQTLVLNDLRGRIIVQTDGQLRTGRDVIIAALLGAEEYAFATVALITVGCIMMRKCHLNTCPVGVATQDKALRAKFTGKPEHVVNYFTFLAEEVRELMADLGMRTLDELIGQTQYLEMDDAIKHWKNQGLDFSRILTKPDVDSEVAIRRIQGQEHGLEGQLDNQLIKLAAPALEHKEKVSIEMPIRNSNRTFGTMLSGQVAMLHGREGLPAGTINIKLNGIAGQSFGAFLAPGIDLELIGEANDYVGKGMAGGQIIIHPDPRAPFVWHENSIVGNTVLYGATGGEVFFAGKAGERFCVRNSGATAVVEGTGDHGCEYMTGGHLVCLGRTGRNFAAGMSGGFAYVLDEDNRFRRRCNQAMIDLEQMSDEDEDAQWLQDIITKHHQLTGSPRAAEILTNWNDSLPRFVRVFPREYRRVLTERASKTNKEKEATHG
- a CDS encoding glutamate synthase subunit beta, with protein sequence MGDPRGFIKHGRRDKTLQPVNARLQHHEEQYDYPREEKVKTQASRCMDCGVPFCMTGCPLGNLIPEWNDLVYRGQWKQALQALHATNNFPEFTGRVCPAPCETSCVLGINEPAVTIKLHEVSIVDKGFEEGWIVPQPPSRRSDKTVAIIGSGPAGLACAQQLNRAGHNVTVIEKTDRAGGLVMYGIPHYKLRKEKVQRRIDLLQAEGLEFRYSCEVGKDVEFDEIKSEFDAVVIATGAEEPRDLPVDGRDLEGIHFAMEFLPQQNRANWGDSNIAALHQKKQTISAKGKKVIVIGGGDTGSDCIGTSMRQGATSVVNFELLEQPPKQRSADNPWPQWSRIMRVSTSVEEMQVMGGEVFYEIMTTRFLGRGKTVTGLETVKVKWVDGRPEKVEGSEHIWKCDLVLLAMGYLGPRSELVKQCGCETDLRSNIKTDPNTRMSSVDGVFAAGDCRRGQSLVVWAISEGREVARCVDTYLTGAESLLPKVRLEPFVY
- a CDS encoding GreA/GreB family elongation factor yields the protein MNKKLILNKIIALLTEDLKILTEAARKAHAAATHEECLPDNKYDTTGLEASYVAQGQANRAQEIRHALETYKALVAKPFDEEAPIRLTALVSLEDVNGNGRKVFLGPEAGGLKLIDGDEEYIVVTPESPLGKALLGRVCDEEVRVGQGKGQKTFTIIDVS
- a CDS encoding cation:proton antiporter, which encodes MTELTALQDILILLCLALLNAYAFSLLRQSPIVGYLTTGLLVGPYGFHLVTGHHEVELVAEVGIVLLLFTIGLEFSYDRILRLKKLLLSAGVTQVALTGATVFCITLLFGGSMVSATILGMAMALSSTAIVLKLLLERGEVDAAHGRMALGILLFQDLCIILFIVALPLLGETDQDFTIWALVKTGLILCSLYLFVRHLLKPLLRIILSTRAPELFRLTIIAVVLGTAWATAHAGLSLALGAFLAGLALAESDSSHQVMADIIPFRDVFLAVFFISVGMLVDIQLFMSNLWLVLLCVVLLSLTKAVTGTLAGLMANQPLRTSMIAGLMTFQVGEFSFILLESAQELKLIPIQTYQLALSVVALTMMLSPLMFRHAHNISDRLSSLWSGAADRPMTEDNERTANLEGHVVIAGYGVAGRNIARTLREIRIPYIHIEMNGEMVHQARKSGEIIIYGDATAPAVLEGAGIHKARAMVLAINDPSALARAIPTARELNPDLYILARTNFVASIEQLVRLGADEIITDEFGAGLEMSTFLLRQLDIPEGRVLKILSSLREEHHQRYKQHDKPTRNLTGYLSVLEGGEIEIQAVPDDSPCLGKSLAELNFRAVTGCSVMGVIRQERVDYNPTAELRLEVGDTLMLLGEEGGIIKARKLLHGNLI
- a CDS encoding Tex family protein — its product is MNTAGIIAINQILVEETGLQLAQIKQTVALLEEGATVPFIARYRKEATGELDEVEIRLIQERLEYHTALNERRQTILKSIDEQGKLTPELRQKIEQTRQKTELEDLYLPFKPKRRTKALIAKERGLEPLAGQLLAARGQGASAEELARPYLNAEREITTTEEALTGAGHILAEQFADVAEARAIVRDLTWQKGLFSSQPARGKEETVSKFEMYYDFSEPLQQIPSHRMLAMRRGEKEDVLRLRIEAPEEEILGRLCVLFVPAESRFSELLREIIVDAYKRLLTPSIEVELRLQAKKAADDEAIRVFAENLRNLLLAAPAGSYKLLGVDPGLRTGSKLAVVDATGRFLEHVTIYPHTGGGAKIESARRELLRLIENHNVEMIAIGNGTAGREMDQFIRAALKEAGLKLQVVMVSEAGASVYSASEIAREEFPDLDLTVRGAISIARRLQDPLAELVKVDPKSIGVGQYQHDVSQTALKKSLDEVVESCVNFVGVDLNTASWALLSFVSGISDTLAKAIVNHRDAEGAFVRRDQLLQVSRFGKKAYEQAAGFLRIRNAVQPLDNTAVHPERYGVVEKMASDLGVAIAKLVTEPALLNNIKLETYAGDDIGLPTLNDIVYELKKPGRDPRESFVTTSFREDVMEVKDLKEGMTLNGIVTNVAAFGAFVDIGVHQDGLVHVSQLADRFVKDPNQVVKVGQQVQVRVLSIDLQRKRIGLTMRKGESEKPPQQKERVKQARSEKKAPEPSTAMAEALSKSGFRVNKGKGPR